GCCTCCTCGGAGTTGCAGCTGGACCAGCTCCCCTCGGACCCGCTGCTCCACGTCCTGTCCTACCTGAGCTTCAGAGACCTGGTCCAGTAGGTATCAGCATCAAGCAGACCGGAAGCGATAAGCGGACGTTGTTTTCTAGCTACAGCATGCTAGCGGCTAACAGCGGCTAGTTAACACTCCAActagctgctgtttttgttttgatttctacGAAAACATGATGCATAAAATTACTGTCAGCTGATGATAGCTTTTGGGTGTAAATTGAAAACTAAGCTGAAAGCGTTCATGTCCGGCAGAGACGAAGAAAcgactttaaaagaaaagataaagatCTTGTTTACAGTTAGTTTCCTGCTAACAGCTGTAGCTTCTGTGTTTGGAGGAAAAGTGATGAATAAAACACTCCTGGGACGATGCAGGTTGTTGAACAGCATGTCAGAGAATATATAAAGTAAACAGGAAATGCACAATTCACTGTTATGTACCTGCTAACAGCTGATCAACACGCAGAACTTCATtaacaggaagtaaacaaaCCACCACCTGAACATGGTCAGAAACTTTATCAGCCTCATTAAACCTGTTATTTTCTTATGTTGCTAAAAAGCAGCTGAAGTCCAATTGGCTGTTTCTGTTAAAGTAGAGGTCTTCTACCTTCATGTagtaaaaatatgcaatttattCCTGTgaatttgtggttttgtttaaaCATTAAAGTTAATGTATTACTTGGTTTGATCTAATCAGGGTTTAATTTTTATGTGTCTGTATTTatgcctttttcttttaaactccttgttcttttatgttattaagatacattttaaaatgttttatattgtgATTATGTAAATGTTGATTTCTCAGTGATAAATAACTTAGTATTTtgtaatcatttaatttttaaagaattaatcAGATTGAGATTAATCTTATAAGACAGGTCGCCAGCCCAACACAGACCTCCAGACtcataacattttatatttaccaTGATGGAACTGTTAATATTACTAATAAGTGAGGATCTgtaagttgtgttttttcagacTTGGATAACCCCGCCCTCTTTTGGTCTCTTTTGCTGTTGCAGCTGCAGCTACGTCAGCAGGAGGCTCAGTGATCTGTCCAAACACAACCCACTGTGGAAGCGTCACTGCTGCAAACACTGGCTGCTGACAGAGTAGGTCCACCTTCACTTCCTTCAGAACCAGTTTCACCCAACAGGAGCCtgaagtttgtgtgtgtgtgtgtgtgtgtgtgtgcagtgcgGAGCGGCTGCAGCGCAGCCTCTCCTGGTACAGCCTCTTTAAGCTCTACTTTGCCGATCTGGGTCGCTACATCCGTTACTACGCCGAGCTGAAGGACGCCTGGGAGCAGCTCAAGAGCTTCCTGCAGCAGAGATGTCCGCGCATGATCGTTTCCCTCAAAGGTAACCCGACCCGCCGCTACCCACAGCATGCTCTGCCCACCGCCGTGCTGATCGCTGTCTCTGTTGCAGACGGCGCCACGGAGGAGGAGCTAGACGACATCGAGGCTCAGATCGGCTGTAAGCTTCCAGACGATTACCGCTGCTCCTACCGGATCCACAACGGCCAGAAGCTGGTGATCCCAGGGTGGGTGTCCAGCCAGAACCCGCGTCCCTCTGGTTGGCCCTCCCAGTCTAACCAGTGTGTGTCTCCAGGCTGATGGGCAGCATGTCCCTGTCCAACCACTACCGCTCCGAGGTGCTGCTGGACGTGGAGACGGCGGCCGGCGGCTTCCAGCACAGGAAGGGGATGCGGCGCTCGCTGCCGCTCACCTTCTGCTTCCATACCGGCCTCAGCCAGTATGTGGCGCTGGAGGACGCTGAGGGCCGCCGGCAGGGAGAGAGCTTCTACCCCTGCCCTGTCCGTacacttcctgtctgcctgTCCTTTCACAGTAAAGCGTAGAGATGATTCTGACCGggtttggttctgttttccAGGACCAAACGGCTCAGGACCCGTCGGCCATCGACATGTTCATCACAGGTCAGCGGCTCTCCGCTCCGGCTGGGAGGCGTCTGGACTTTGTTTACGTTCTCTTCCTGTCTGCAGGCTCCAGCTTCCTGGACTGGTTCAGCAGCTACGTCAACAACGTCGTCACAGGAGAGTTTCCCATCATCAAAGAGCAGATCTTCAGGTGAGTCTGTGATCCATTCATCTATAAACACTTAAATCATTAACAACTGTTATTATGAATTAATTAAGGGTGAGAAGGAGAATACatgctaaaaatatatttgtaaatactCATTGTTCTTACAAGGtagtttgaaatgtttagtaTAAAAACTCCACTTAAAATATAGGTGAACAAAGTTTGCTTCTCACTCTTAATTAATGGataataaacagttattaatgatttatttagaaattaattaatgacaCTAATGAACTATTTATTAGCCTCATTGTAAACAGAAGATGTCACTAGTTGTTCTGGTAGAAAGTGGACCCGTCTCTGTTGGGTCTGCAGGTATTCTCATGAGAAGGGCTGCGTCGCCACCACCGGCGACATCTCCGTCTCCGTCTCTACCTCCTTCCTGCCGGAGCTGTCCTCCATCCACCCGCCGCACTTCTTCTTCACGTACCGCATCAGGTAGCGCCGCCGCAGCTCCACAGATCTGGGCCGGGTTCTGATGGGGTTCTAACGGGTCGacccatctgtctgtctgtctgcaggatAGAGATGTCCAGAACCGCCTCACCGGACGCAGCGTGTCAGCTGGACAGCCGCTACTGGAGGATCACCACCTCCGACGGAAACGTGGAGGAGGTTGCTGGTCCGGGCGTGGTCGGTAAGCCCGGCCCTCCTGCTGTGCTCTGATTGGTCCAGCTGTGGCGCTGAGTGtgtcctgtgtgtgtgcaggggagTTCCCGGTCATGACGCCTGGCAAGGTGCACGAGTACGCCAGCTGCACCACCTTCTCTACGCCGTCGGAGTTCATGGAGGGTCACTACACCTTCCACAGACTAGGTGGCGCTCTGCTgctcttcacacacacacacacacacagtgtgctGGGATGATTGGTCTGATGTCTCTCTGTCTTCCAGCCAATAAGGAAGAGGTTTTCCAGGTGGCCATCCCTCGTTTCCACATGGTTTGTCCTCCCTACAGAGAGCCGGAGTCTCCATCTGTAAGACACCTTGTCCCCTGTCCCCCCTTCTGTCTCCTCTTCCTTTAGTCTGGACCACCTGAcactcttcttctctgcttttatttctgtgaacAGAAAGCTTCGACCAGCCACACGGATCCCTACAGCGACGACGAAGACGATGGTGACAGCAGAGGAAGGTTTGGTGCTCTGAGAGGCATCAACATGTCCAGCCTGGACAGCTCGCGGTGTCCCAAGTTCACCTGAGACACCGCTAACGCTAACGGCCGCTAACGCTAACGGCCGCAGAGCCATGAACTGAATCACTTGAACTTCCAGTTGCCAAACTGCATCCGAGTAGGACAAGCTCTCTTCTTCTGTTGTAGTTTTTCTGATTGACCAGATTTAggttgaagaagaagaaacgagGTTTTTCATCTCATGTAACAAACCAATCAAAACATTCCTCAACCTGCCAGGCAGCCAGGGAAGCTAACCTCTTCAGGTGTTTCCTGTTGTTTAGAGAACGGGTTTAATCTACCATCTAGTGGATAAAACTGGGATTAcatcttcatttgtttttttttctgagatgtttgatttgttacataaaaagagtaaaaagttaaaaaaccTCAGTAGAAGTCACATTTTCAGGTGAGAATCTGGGTCAGGACAGATTAAATTGGTGATTTTGATCTCTGTGATGATTTTGACGAGCGTTTGGGTTGGAGTGTTGCTGCTGTCTAGAAATcgttctgcttctgttttggGTGAATGCAGATTCTGAGTTTTTATGTTTGGGTTCAATAAAACAGATTGTGTGAATCTGAGTCCTGCTGTGACCTTACAGTTTAGATGTTTCTCTACTAATGTctagttttctttgtgttggatTGCTGAAGATTTTCTCtcttcaacagtttttctttagGCGTTTTGCAGGATTTTAGTTTattctgctgcttctgtttatttcttctaCATTTGActtcaaatgtttctacatttttcacCAGAAACATTCAGCTCACATCGCTCACAGagtttttatagaaaatggAGATGTTTCTAGTTTATTTAGTGTTagtcatcctcctcctcctccagctcttcctcctccatcctCCTCCCCAGGCTCCTGCGCCTCCTCATCCCTCTggtctccttcctctcctccggCTCCAGCTCCTTcgtttcctcctcttcctcctcctcccccggcagctcctcctcctcgcgGGCGCTGCAGCGGCTGCAGTGCCTCCTGAAGCCGCCCAGGACCTCGGAGCGGAACCAGCAGAAGGGGCAGGCGTAGCGGCCGGGCCGGTGGGCGGTGCGGGCGTGTTGCTGCAGCCGGCTGGGCAGGAAGAAGCTCTGGGGGCAGGAGCTGCAGCGGTACGGCCGCTCCACCTCGTGGTAGCGCTCTATGTGGGTCAGAACGAAGCCTGCAGGGAGGAAAGGGAGAGAATGAGatgacccggttctgatccagaggctgaaacatctggaaaaaCATCCAAGCTGGCTAACCTTTCAGTTTGCTCTTCCAGTTGCAGACGAGGCAGACGAAGCGGTGGGAGACGGAGCCCACCCACCGCGCCGCCAcctccatctcctccttcaTCAGCTCCTCGCTCATCCCGGCGCCGTCCTCCTCCTCGGCCCGGCCCGTCTGCAGCTGCCGGCTCTTGGCCAGGGCGTGGCTGGCGTAACTCTTGGGGATCTCGTGTTTGCGAACGATGTGGCTGACGGAGACGGAGCGCTGCCTGTGGCTCCAACCGCAGATCTTACAGTGGAACAGAACGCCGTCGAACGTCAGAACGTACTGCTTCTCCTCCTCACCGGCCTTCCCCTCACACTGCTCCTCCTCCTTACTCTTCCGCTTCCCCTCTTCCTCCTTGTTCTTCCTCTtcccctcctccttctcctcctcattCTTCTttatctcctcttcctcctcactctTCATCTTTCCCTCCTCTTTCTCAACCTGCTTcctttcagcagctgctttctctccatcttcacacttctttttattttcagggctgtcctcctcctcttcatcactgcTCCTCTTTCTTTTCGGACCCTCCAGCTTTTcttcatccttccttccttccacctcctctgcttcctgtccctcctctcctcctcctcctccctcttcctccttctccaccATGCAGTGCCGGGCGATGATGTGTTTGTACAGCTTGCTGAAGTCCTTACAGGTGTGGAAGCATTCAGAGCAGTGGAAGAGCCTCGCGCTGCTCTGGTACATCAGGATGTTGCCAAGGCGACCCACGGCCACGTCATCCAGGCACGTGGGGTGTGACGCCGCCAGGTGGGCCAGCTGCTGGGCGTGGCTCTTGGACAGGTGGCCGCAGTGAGAGCACCGGAGGTGGGCGGCCACCCCGCCGCCCGCCTCGCCCCGGGTGTGGATGAAGACGGACATGGTTGCTGGGAAACACCAGCAGAGgtattataaccacaaacttcaatatttaaacagaaatgacCAACACAGTTAAATTAAAGTCATTATTagtataaaattaattaattcataagtagttggttttgttttcaatcaGTGAGCAGATTAAAGTAGCCTCAGTCCATATATGGTTCTTCCTATACGTTAAAAGAACTGATTTAATCATTGTGTAGCTGAATTACCTCCTTTTTTGtggtttatgtttatttttccattaaatgaatCCCGGTGATGTGACTACAGTGTAATAACGGTACAGCACCAACGGAGctaagctaacatgctaacagccGTTAAAACCATCCCTTTAAACACGCTTGTTACCCACCTCTCCGCGCTGCTGCCTCTATTTGTCTGCGTTGGACCAGTGAAACCAGTATAGAGGACTAGTTTTCACTGGTTTGAAGTCAAATGTCTGTTGTAACCCACCGAGGGTTACCTGATGCACTGCTGTATTTACTTCCTGCGCAGCCAATCACAAAACAGAACCCAAACATCGCGAGATCTCCAACGTCTTCTTCTGCTATAAGGTTTATTGGCAGCTTACAATCTTGGTGTATTACCGCCACCAACTGGACGGAGGTCTAACCACAAGTTTAACGTTTCTTATCTTCAATACcgttatttaataaaatatagttAATaacttaattacattttctcgGCTAACTTTGTGTCCTTTAAATCCTTTATAAGTGCTTTAATTACACATGTATGTATCTGGGTTTTACTTCTACATTACTACTTTAGTTTATTACCTAATATTATTAGCTTTTTATATCTTTGTGTAACATGAGTGTGAGAATGTCGTATGAACATTTtccataaaattaattaatctaaaaccatttaaattaaataattttcaataaaattattaaacttGGAGAATTCTCCACTTTTCGCTGAGAATAgattaaatatctatttcttTCAGTCAAACTCAGATGAATAGAAAACAAGATGCCAAAAgcataaaaccatttttaattggaaacaacaaatattaaaataataaaagctgtttgtctgcagcaggatttgagttttatttgtgtgttttagtcaGATAAAAAGTTTGCAGCTGGAAACAGATTGTAAAGAATCCAACATTATTTGGAGTTTAGATATgatcataaaacaaattcatctattattttaaagacacagtttgtttctatttctgtaAACTTTCTTTGTGtcgtttttgttttgcacaaaccGACAGCGAGCTGCTACTAAATggaggcttttattgtgaagggatggaggaggagagagagccAGAGGGAGGACTTGTGTTTTCATTCTGTCTTTACTtggattcacacacacacacacacacacacacacacacacacacacggagtgAGGTGAACATGCTCTGCTTTAAAGGTGagacttcagtgtgttttgttctctttctgACAGCGCAGCGCTGCGGCTAATGAGGCAACAAAGTGCTGCTGCAGCGCTTTGAACTGCCGTTGCTATGGTTACTGCCATGATGCTCCTCAGAGTCGCGTCGGTTCTGGTGGCGGTCGGTCTGTGGGTTCTTCTCTCTGCTGCGTGTCAGCCGccgctgtgtgtgtttgtgtgtttaatgagcGCCGGCCTGTCGAGGCAGGCCGAAATATCCCATtcagcttcacacacacacacacacacacacacacacacacagagcggCTGCAGCTGCACAGGCAGAATCAACCTGGTTCTGCTCTAACTTTAGTCTGTTGGAGATTTTTGCCTGGTCTTCTGTTCGTCTTTCTGATCTTAGTTTTTTCTCcagaatctgtttttgtttctgtcttttcctcatttttttattttcctctccaATTGCTGACAGCATTTTATCCTCTTGACAAGCATAACTTTTCATCTTTGGTTCTCATGTATgaagttttctgcttttttagtttcctgcactgcaaaaacacaaaatcctacaaagtattttggtccagtttctattTCAGATGCTTATAGGAGTTTGATTTaggtaaatatttctttaatattaatgaaaaagttctagtttcactggtagattattttacttataggAAAGTGTCTTATAAGTGAATATTTTGTGcttatttgagttattttgtatattttcattcTCTAATGGCAGCTGATCATTTAGTTAATCTTTAATGCAATAATTTCTGCATCTACATTAAATGAAAGTTATAGAGGAACTTCGCTGCACAAATGGATCCAATTCATATCCAGTAATATGGGAAAGTAAACAATAGAGATGGAGAAATTGGTAAATGACATCGCTAACTTTAATTGGCAATGAAAACGGAGAATAAACTCAGTTTGTCTGTAATATCTCTGTCTAAACTGGATTCAGTTAAACAGGGTCAGGAAAACTTTCTATGGAGGAAGAATCAGGTCAAAAACTGAAGGAAAGTTTTTTCTATCTCAGCGTTTTGAGTTTAGCTAAAACTGAAATCCATGTCTCTGCCTGGAACTTCCTGGAAGTTTTTGGTGAAGAGGTCGAAGAAAAGCAAAGTTTCTAGTTAACTTAGCgcagatttgtttcttttagtttcTGCAACAAGAAAACTGTGGCACCAAATGTGGATCCAGTTACAGGAATCAGCCTTTATTCAATCAGttgagtttatttgtacagttcagcaacatggcagctcaaagtgctttatatcataaaaacataaaaataaaaagtcatgaaa
The genomic region above belongs to Xiphophorus maculatus strain JP 163 A chromosome 24, X_maculatus-5.0-male, whole genome shotgun sequence and contains:
- the fbxo3 gene encoding F-box only protein 3 gives rise to the protein MAASSELQLDQLPSDPLLHVLSYLSFRDLVHCSYVSRRLSDLSKHNPLWKRHCCKHWLLTDAERLQRSLSWYSLFKLYFADLGRYIRYYAELKDAWEQLKSFLQQRCPRMIVSLKDGATEEELDDIEAQIGCKLPDDYRCSYRIHNGQKLVIPGLMGSMSLSNHYRSEVLLDVETAAGGFQHRKGMRRSLPLTFCFHTGLSQYVALEDAEGRRQGESFYPCPDQTAQDPSAIDMFITGSSFLDWFSSYVNNVVTGEFPIIKEQIFRYSHEKGCVATTGDISVSVSTSFLPELSSIHPPHFFFTYRIRIEMSRTASPDAACQLDSRYWRITTSDGNVEEVAGPGVVGEFPVMTPGKVHEYASCTTFSTPSEFMEGHYTFHRLANKEEVFQVAIPRFHMVCPPYREPESPSKASTSHTDPYSDDEDDGDSRGRFGALRGINMSSLDSSRCPKFT
- the LOC111607695 gene encoding chromosome alignment-maintaining phosphoprotein 1-like; its protein translation is MSVFIHTRGEAGGGVAAHLRCSHCGHLSKSHAQQLAHLAASHPTCLDDVAVGRLGNILMYQSSARLFHCSECFHTCKDFSKLYKHIIARHCMVEKEEEGGGGGEEGQEAEEVEGRKDEEKLEGPKRKRSSDEEEEDSPENKKKCEDGEKAAAERKQVEKEEGKMKSEEEEEIKKNEEEKEEGKRKNKEEEGKRKSKEEEQCEGKAGEEEKQYVLTFDGVLFHCKICGWSHRQRSVSVSHIVRKHEIPKSYASHALAKSRQLQTGRAEEEDGAGMSEELMKEEMEVAARWVGSVSHRFVCLVCNWKSKLKGFVLTHIERYHEVERPYRCSSCPQSFFLPSRLQQHARTAHRPGRYACPFCWFRSEVLGGFRRHCSRCSAREEEELPGEEEEEEETKELEPEERKETRGMRRRRSLGRRMEEEELEEEEDD